One part of the Parabacteroides distasonis ATCC 8503 genome encodes these proteins:
- a CDS encoding rhomboid family intramembrane serine protease, producing the protein MDGIFTNLKRMFQSGNILSKLIYINVGLFILIRLASVLFMLFNVQGVPFLQYLQLPASPELLLFRPWTLFTYMFTHFDFLHILFNMLWLYWFGGLFLNFFNERQLGGLYILGGLAGAILFVLAYNIFPYFQNVASFSYLMGASASVMAIVFAVSFYRKDLEINLFLIGRIKLIYLAIFTLVIDLLAMTSDNAGGHIAHIGGALFGMWFASRIRNGKDLTAPMNRLIDWFVNLGKRKPKMRVTYKRNETDYEYNARKHQESVDLDTILDKLKRSGYESLSAEEKKRLFDASKK; encoded by the coding sequence ATGGACGGTATTTTTACTAATTTGAAGCGTATGTTTCAGTCGGGCAATATCCTGTCGAAACTGATATATATAAATGTAGGCTTGTTTATCTTGATACGTTTGGCCAGCGTATTGTTTATGCTCTTTAATGTGCAAGGGGTACCTTTTTTGCAGTATTTGCAGTTACCGGCTTCTCCGGAACTTTTGCTCTTCCGTCCGTGGACGTTGTTTACTTATATGTTCACTCATTTTGACTTCTTGCATATCTTGTTCAATATGCTTTGGTTGTATTGGTTCGGGGGATTGTTCTTGAATTTCTTCAATGAGCGGCAGTTGGGAGGCTTGTATATATTGGGAGGTCTTGCGGGTGCGATATTGTTTGTCCTTGCTTATAATATTTTCCCTTATTTCCAGAACGTGGCTTCTTTTAGCTATTTGATGGGGGCTTCGGCATCTGTTATGGCGATCGTTTTCGCCGTGTCGTTTTACCGGAAGGATTTGGAGATTAATTTATTCTTGATCGGAAGGATCAAATTAATTTATTTGGCTATCTTTACGCTGGTGATCGATTTGTTGGCGATGACTTCTGATAATGCGGGAGGACATATCGCCCATATCGGCGGGGCTTTGTTTGGTATGTGGTTCGCTTCCCGTATTCGTAATGGAAAGGACTTGACCGCTCCAATGAATCGGTTGATCGACTGGTTCGTGAATTTGGGCAAACGGAAACCGAAGATGCGTGTGACTTATAAACGTAACGAAACGGATTATGAGTATAACGCACGCAAACATCAGGAGTCGGTGGATCTAGATACTATACTGGATAAATTGAAACGTTCCGGTTATGAGAGCCTTTCCGCTGAAGAGAAAAAGCGACTTTTCGACGCCAGTAAGAAATAA
- a CDS encoding tyrosine-type recombinase/integrase, whose product MNENDFVVGVLTYITCLREKKRYSTAKSYQDALRSFKCFCGRKEIPYAYINRDTLLRYQSWLLAKGCARNTVSTYMRRIRHIYNLAVEVGEAAYIPHLFKNVFTGVESKRKKALPSESLRLLMTSPVTDPQQKRTQSAFCLMFLFCGMAFVDLAHLRKEDIKEGILSYYRQKSGSLIQVEIPAEAQGLLNELAADTTEDSPYLFPFLEGMKTGEDAYKEYNTVLGGFNRRLKTLSESIGIRTRVTSYTIRHSFATTLKEQNVPIEMISELLGHKSIKTTQIYLKSFSLEKLSTVNKLCFESVYNYAPKVG is encoded by the coding sequence ATGAATGAGAATGATTTTGTGGTGGGTGTACTTACGTATATCACCTGCCTGCGTGAGAAAAAGCGTTATTCCACGGCGAAGAGTTATCAAGATGCGTTGAGGTCGTTTAAATGTTTTTGTGGCCGGAAAGAGATTCCTTATGCGTATATTAATCGGGATACACTTTTGCGTTATCAATCTTGGCTGTTGGCCAAGGGATGTGCTCGTAACACGGTATCTACTTATATGCGCCGGATTCGTCACATCTATAATTTAGCGGTAGAGGTGGGTGAGGCTGCCTATATCCCTCATTTGTTTAAGAATGTGTTTACGGGGGTTGAGAGTAAACGTAAAAAGGCGTTGCCTTCGGAAAGCCTGCGCTTGCTGATGACAAGCCCAGTGACAGATCCGCAACAGAAGAGGACTCAATCAGCCTTTTGCCTGATGTTTTTGTTTTGCGGGATGGCTTTCGTAGATTTGGCGCATTTGCGAAAGGAGGATATCAAGGAAGGGATCTTGTCTTATTATCGGCAGAAAAGCGGATCCCTTATACAGGTGGAGATCCCAGCGGAGGCACAAGGGCTGCTGAATGAGTTGGCAGCCGATACAACCGAGGATTCGCCCTATCTGTTTCCATTTTTAGAGGGAATGAAGACCGGTGAGGATGCCTACAAGGAATATAATACCGTATTAGGAGGTTTTAACCGCAGATTGAAAACACTGTCGGAATCCATCGGTATTCGTACTCGGGTTACCTCATACACGATTCGTCACTCTTTCGCCACGACCTTGAAGGAGCAAAACGTACCGATTGAGATGATCAGTGAACTGTTAGGGCATAAATCTATCAAGACTACGCAAATATACTTGAAGAGTTTCTCTTTAGAAAAGCTCTCGACCGTAAACAAACTTTGTTTCGAGAGTGTGTATAATTATGCGCCGAAAGTAGGGTGA
- the nusG gene encoding transcription termination/antitermination protein NusG: MNIMTSNSSDRAMVHIRNRRSQEAVRWYALTLPTAIGGRDNIYSSKGLDAELSRRKRCGEPLFEYFAPSYVEARKVGGKMVNTRKPLLYNYVFIHASENEIFRLKRIMPLYNLLPRVSVGEHSYFPYLSDHEMETLRWMAESYSNELPVYVPDSGRLLKGDRVRITSGSFMGMEAEVVVQPGGGHKDVMVRILDCMWVPLFEVRQGEYELIELNTKGKHVYTHLDNDRLSEGMHKALGRYYLSGKLGKEDELLVREVLKGYASLRVETDVMRCKVYSLLLPAYKLLAQEEEFERLHSTLRNMLPLVKAVNSRALLLVTLYGCTNSNLYYRMAHELVDPWRDDPSPKRSKALLIQRLHDYDIWLKH; encoded by the coding sequence ATGAATATCATGACAAGTAATAGCTCTGATAGAGCTATGGTGCATATACGCAATCGCCGTAGTCAGGAGGCTGTACGCTGGTACGCACTGACGCTTCCTACCGCCATAGGGGGACGTGATAATATCTATTCGTCAAAAGGATTAGATGCCGAGCTTTCCCGTCGTAAACGTTGTGGGGAACCCTTGTTCGAGTACTTTGCCCCCTCGTATGTCGAGGCTCGCAAGGTGGGAGGCAAGATGGTCAATACGAGGAAGCCTCTTTTATACAACTATGTGTTTATCCATGCTTCGGAGAATGAGATTTTCCGTTTGAAACGTATCATGCCCTTATATAATCTTCTTCCTCGGGTATCCGTGGGCGAACACTCTTATTTCCCTTACCTGTCAGATCATGAGATGGAGACCTTACGCTGGATGGCAGAATCTTATTCCAATGAGCTTCCGGTGTACGTACCGGATAGCGGTCGCTTGCTGAAAGGTGACCGTGTACGTATCACCTCGGGTTCTTTCATGGGGATGGAAGCTGAGGTGGTGGTGCAACCGGGTGGAGGTCATAAGGATGTCATGGTACGTATCCTTGACTGTATGTGGGTTCCTCTATTTGAGGTAAGGCAAGGCGAGTATGAGCTGATTGAGTTGAATACGAAAGGCAAGCATGTTTATACCCATTTGGATAACGATCGTTTATCGGAAGGTATGCACAAGGCGTTGGGGCGTTATTATCTCTCGGGCAAATTGGGAAAGGAAGACGAACTTTTGGTTCGTGAGGTGCTGAAGGGCTATGCTTCCCTTCGTGTGGAGACCGACGTGATGCGTTGCAAGGTCTACTCATTACTCCTTCCGGCCTATAAGCTGTTGGCTCAGGAAGAGGAGTTTGAACGCTTGCATTCCACCCTACGCAATATGCTTCCATTGGTTAAGGCAGTGAATTCTCGTGCCTTGCTGCTCGTCACGCTTTACGGCTGCACGAATAGCAACCTGTATTACCGTATGGCGCATGAGCTGGTAGATCCCTGGCGGGATGACCCTTCGCCTAAGAGAAGCAAGGCCTTGTTGATACAGCGTTTACACGATTACGATATTTGGCTAAAACATTAA
- a CDS encoding DUF4468 domain-containing protein: protein MKQLLFALLFIPALLFAQEDQHYLAGAVPVADGKVVFTREINAPSLSKAQIYQQLLKWGQENFNTKESRVAYQNEAKGEIAIIGEEYIVFSSTALSLDRAMMKYRIIIECKEHACTLQLAGIRYEYNVSYQNEPEKYLAEEWITDEYALNKSKTKLNRISGKFRKATIDFADKTFDSATNTLGAQLLTTAPIEPVSAPQRETRAVAPMEGFVAFQADKIPSTILQMLPDNALQIKAVKGNTTDANVEWKGIGNMFGKTISTISISKDSPAYKAIGNNDVYRLSFSKPGTSADAPWIIIECRKQGETSEGQQTMLIGEITNVWIK from the coding sequence ATGAAACAGTTATTATTCGCTCTGTTATTTATCCCCGCCCTGCTATTCGCACAAGAGGATCAACACTATCTGGCAGGGGCCGTTCCGGTTGCAGACGGTAAAGTCGTTTTTACCCGAGAGATTAATGCCCCCTCTTTAAGCAAGGCACAAATCTACCAACAACTATTAAAATGGGGACAAGAAAATTTTAACACAAAGGAAAGTAGAGTAGCTTATCAAAATGAGGCAAAAGGCGAGATCGCCATTATCGGAGAAGAATATATAGTATTCTCCAGCACAGCCTTATCCCTCGATCGGGCGATGATGAAATACCGTATTATCATTGAATGTAAGGAACATGCTTGTACCCTGCAACTTGCGGGCATCCGATATGAATATAACGTGTCTTACCAGAACGAGCCGGAGAAATACCTAGCCGAGGAATGGATCACGGACGAGTATGCCTTGAATAAGAGCAAGACGAAATTGAACCGTATCAGCGGTAAGTTCCGTAAGGCCACGATTGACTTCGCGGACAAGACGTTCGATAGCGCAACCAACACATTAGGCGCACAGTTGCTGACAACCGCACCGATAGAACCAGTATCCGCTCCGCAACGGGAAACACGAGCTGTGGCACCGATGGAAGGTTTCGTAGCGTTCCAAGCTGACAAAATACCTAGCACGATCCTCCAAATGTTACCGGACAACGCTTTACAAATCAAAGCCGTAAAAGGAAATACGACCGACGCAAACGTTGAATGGAAAGGCATAGGCAATATGTTCGGTAAAACGATCAGTACAATCTCCATATCCAAAGATAGTCCTGCTTATAAAGCGATTGGCAATAACGATGTATATCGATTATCCTTCTCCAAGCCCGGCACATCTGCCGATGCGCCATGGATTATTATCGAGTGCCGTAAACAAGGCGAGACCTCCGAAGGACAGCAAACGATGTTAATCGGCGAGATTACGAATGTATGGATCAAATAA
- a CDS encoding DUF4468 domain-containing protein: protein MKKILLLIYMMFPVLVMAQGHKGEVDECAPMKNGKVCYSDDVEIENTSKLEIFNAINAWAKKSYGKDVFLSNVNSNKNKGTIFVSSKVELLLNDTDKTIIKYKMRITCFDNRYTIEASDIVYQYDPLNDKKYKTYKAEDVIANNGDSNTIALIKDPKLFCNATFFFVENLFADVFDAAQNAESE, encoded by the coding sequence ATGAAAAAGATTCTATTATTAATATATATGATGTTCCCTGTGCTAGTCATGGCGCAGGGGCATAAAGGCGAGGTAGACGAATGCGCCCCCATGAAAAACGGGAAGGTATGCTATAGCGATGATGTAGAGATCGAGAATACCTCTAAACTAGAAATATTCAACGCTATTAACGCATGGGCTAAGAAATCTTATGGAAAAGATGTCTTCTTATCCAACGTAAACTCGAACAAGAACAAAGGGACCATCTTCGTAAGCTCTAAGGTTGAATTATTGTTGAATGATACAGACAAGACTATCATTAAATATAAAATGCGTATCACCTGCTTCGACAACCGGTACACGATCGAGGCGAGCGATATCGTATATCAATATGATCCGCTAAACGATAAAAAGTACAAGACCTATAAAGCGGAAGATGTAATCGCCAATAATGGGGATAGCAATACGATAGCGCTGATCAAAGATCCTAAGCTATTCTGTAACGCTACCTTCTTCTTTGTCGAGAACTTGTTCGCCGACGTATTTGACGCTGCGCAGAACGCAGAATCCGAGTGA
- a CDS encoding endonuclease/exonuclease/phosphatase family protein, which yields MKTLRIFLQFLFVVANVVAVVLLIVSAYSDRVSPETSMTLSYLGLAFPVLCVVNLCFIIYWLFLWEWKFLLIGIFSFLLCWGPVKRYFPFHSHKDVPREEVLKVLTYNVMAFGYKNHTKIAPNKIIQYIANSDADIVCLQEYATAKSEKSLTASKIYDALSMYPYRSVFYQSSTKFQSFGIAVFSKYPLSNSRMVKYDSDYNGSSVHEVNIKGKKLTLINNHLESFKLTMEDRTRYSSLIKSFSSDGLDDLKGAFEQKLGPAFRIRAKQAEAVSKEIKNAKGDYVLVCGDFNDTPISYAHRTIQGDLTDAFAESGRGMGITYNQNFFWFRIDNILHSPNMTSMNCSVDKVAYSDHYPLWCYLKLE from the coding sequence ATGAAAACTCTACGGATTTTTCTTCAATTCTTATTTGTCGTAGCGAATGTGGTGGCTGTCGTGTTGTTGATAGTCTCGGCTTACTCGGATCGGGTGTCTCCTGAGACGAGTATGACGTTATCTTATCTGGGATTAGCCTTTCCAGTCTTATGTGTAGTCAATCTTTGCTTTATTATCTATTGGCTGTTCTTATGGGAATGGAAGTTCTTATTGATCGGCATATTCTCCTTCTTGTTATGTTGGGGTCCCGTGAAACGCTATTTTCCGTTTCACTCGCATAAGGATGTCCCTCGGGAAGAGGTACTGAAGGTGCTGACTTATAATGTGATGGCTTTTGGGTACAAGAATCATACGAAGATAGCTCCGAACAAGATTATCCAATATATCGCTAACTCGGACGCAGATATTGTTTGTTTGCAGGAATATGCCACGGCTAAATCAGAGAAGAGCCTTACTGCCTCTAAGATCTATGATGCGTTGAGCATGTATCCTTATCGTTCCGTATTTTATCAAAGCTCCACGAAATTCCAGAGTTTCGGCATCGCTGTGTTCTCCAAATATCCGCTGTCGAATTCCCGGATGGTGAAATACGATTCGGATTATAACGGCTCTTCCGTACATGAAGTGAACATCAAGGGAAAGAAGTTGACCTTGATTAATAACCATTTGGAATCCTTTAAGCTGACGATGGAGGATCGGACCCGTTATTCATCCCTTATAAAGAGCTTTAGCTCGGATGGGTTGGACGATTTGAAAGGAGCGTTCGAGCAAAAGCTAGGACCTGCTTTCCGGATTCGGGCTAAGCAAGCGGAAGCGGTATCAAAAGAGATTAAGAACGCGAAAGGAGATTATGTCTTAGTATGCGGTGACTTTAATGATACGCCTATTTCTTATGCGCACCGTACGATCCAAGGGGATTTGACGGATGCCTTTGCCGAGTCTGGCCGGGGAATGGGCATTACCTATAATCAAAATTTCTTCTGGTTCCGTATCGATAATATCCTGCATTCCCCGAACATGACCTCTATGAATTGTTCCGTGGATAAGGTCGCTTATTCAGACCACTACCCGTTATGGTGTTATCTGAAACTTGAATAA
- the secDF gene encoding protein translocase subunit SecDF: MQNKGFVKVFAVLLTLVCLFYLSFSFVTQHYNSKAAEYAGGDPAKESAYLDSLSTQKVWLGYTLKQCREMEISLGLDLKGGMNVVLELNVADVIRSLSNNNQDENFNKALDLAYAHQATSQKDFIDLFAEEYKKLDSGARLSAIFSTFELKDKITPQSSDAQVVSVLKQELQSAIDNSFNVLRTRIDRFGVVSPNIQRLETAGRILVELPGVKEPERVRKLLQGSANLEFWETYKLPEIYQQLVAADNVLATILSKETSADSVATDNVEKIADAADANVSEADSLLAELGQDKKDTEANQSMEEFAKQHPLFALLQISQYNGQLSPGSTVGIAQAKDMEKISEYLNMKQVKEVLPRNLALKWGVKAIDDKEQFFELYALKVTNRDGSPALGGDVVTDANADFMQQAGRSEQMVNMVMNAEGSKAWARLTKENIGRQIAIVLDEMVYSAPNVNDEITGGRSQITGHFTPEEAKDLANVLKSGKMAASVHIVQEDVVGPSLGQEAINAGVISFVLALVLLMVYMCAFYGLVPGLIADGALVLNIFFTMGILASFQAVLTLPGIAGMVLTLGMAVDANVLIYERTKEELRAGKSLGKAIADGYSNAFSAIFDSNLTSIITGIVLFYFGTGPIRGFATTMIIGLFASFLTAVFLTRIVYEALLAKDKLKNVTFTTSLTKDLLTNPKINFLGARKVGYLIPAAIIVLGAISMMTIGLNNGIDFTGGRNYVIRFNQEVKTDDVRNMLDAQLDGSVSVIQIGTADQVRVSTNYKINDNDPTVDQEIENKLFEGVKSLLPEGTTLDEFTTTFIQSSQKVGPSMADDIKNSAILAVIFAMICMAAYILLRFRDVSFSVGAFASVATTTLCIISFYTLLWKVLPFSMEVDQTFIAAILTIIGYSINDTVVVFDRIRETIALYPKRDRYQVINDALNSTLCRTFNTSLTTLVVVLCIFILGGSTIRSFTFAILLGIIIGTYSTLFVATPIAYELQKKKINKKAAAEKAGK; encoded by the coding sequence ATGCAAAACAAAGGATTTGTAAAGGTCTTCGCGGTGTTACTTACGCTTGTCTGTTTGTTCTATTTGTCGTTCTCGTTCGTGACGCAACATTACAACAGTAAAGCCGCTGAGTATGCGGGTGGAGATCCTGCGAAAGAGAGTGCTTATTTAGACTCACTATCTACTCAGAAGGTATGGTTAGGCTATACGCTTAAGCAATGCCGTGAAATGGAAATTAGTTTAGGTCTTGACTTAAAGGGCGGTATGAACGTTGTCCTTGAGTTGAACGTGGCGGATGTAATCCGTTCGTTGTCTAACAACAACCAAGACGAGAATTTCAACAAGGCGTTGGATTTAGCTTACGCGCATCAAGCGACTAGCCAAAAAGATTTCATCGACCTTTTCGCTGAGGAGTATAAGAAGTTGGATAGCGGCGCACGTCTTTCCGCTATTTTCAGTACATTCGAGTTAAAAGATAAAATCACGCCCCAGAGCTCTGACGCTCAGGTTGTTTCTGTTTTGAAACAAGAGTTGCAGAGTGCGATTGATAACTCATTCAACGTATTGCGTACTCGTATCGACCGTTTCGGTGTGGTTTCTCCGAACATCCAACGTTTGGAGACAGCGGGTCGTATCTTGGTTGAGTTGCCGGGTGTGAAAGAACCGGAACGTGTTCGTAAGTTGCTTCAAGGTAGCGCTAACTTGGAATTCTGGGAAACTTATAAGTTGCCGGAAATCTATCAACAATTGGTTGCCGCTGATAATGTATTGGCTACTATCCTAAGTAAGGAGACTTCCGCTGATTCTGTAGCTACCGATAATGTTGAGAAAATCGCTGATGCCGCTGATGCGAATGTAAGTGAGGCCGATTCTTTGTTGGCTGAGCTTGGTCAAGATAAAAAAGATACGGAAGCTAATCAAAGCATGGAAGAGTTCGCTAAGCAACATCCATTATTTGCTTTATTGCAGATTAGCCAGTACAACGGTCAGTTGTCTCCGGGTTCGACGGTAGGTATCGCTCAAGCAAAAGATATGGAGAAGATCAGCGAATACCTGAACATGAAACAAGTGAAAGAGGTATTGCCTCGTAACTTGGCTTTAAAATGGGGTGTAAAGGCGATCGATGATAAAGAGCAGTTCTTTGAGTTATATGCCTTGAAGGTAACGAACCGTGACGGAAGTCCCGCTTTAGGTGGTGACGTAGTAACAGATGCTAACGCTGACTTTATGCAACAAGCCGGTCGTTCAGAGCAAATGGTTAACATGGTTATGAATGCCGAAGGCTCTAAGGCTTGGGCTCGTTTGACGAAAGAGAATATCGGTCGCCAGATCGCTATCGTTTTGGATGAGATGGTTTATTCCGCTCCGAACGTAAACGATGAGATCACGGGAGGTCGTTCACAAATCACCGGTCACTTTACACCGGAAGAGGCGAAGGACTTAGCGAACGTATTGAAATCGGGTAAGATGGCTGCTTCCGTACATATCGTTCAAGAAGACGTCGTTGGTCCGTCTTTGGGACAAGAGGCTATCAATGCCGGTGTGATTTCTTTCGTTTTGGCATTGGTGCTGTTGATGGTTTATATGTGCGCATTCTACGGATTGGTACCGGGATTGATCGCCGATGGTGCTTTGGTATTGAACATTTTCTTCACGATGGGTATCCTTGCTTCTTTCCAAGCGGTTCTTACCTTGCCGGGTATTGCCGGTATGGTGTTGACGCTAGGTATGGCAGTCGATGCTAACGTATTGATATATGAGCGTACGAAAGAGGAACTTCGTGCCGGTAAGTCTTTAGGAAAGGCTATCGCCGACGGTTACAGCAATGCGTTCTCCGCTATCTTCGACTCAAACTTGACATCTATCATTACCGGTATCGTATTGTTCTATTTCGGTACGGGTCCTATCCGTGGTTTCGCTACGACGATGATCATCGGTTTGTTCGCTTCATTCCTTACAGCCGTGTTCTTGACTCGTATCGTTTATGAGGCATTGTTAGCGAAAGATAAATTGAAGAACGTGACATTCACGACTTCTCTGACGAAAGACTTGCTGACAAACCCGAAGATCAATTTCTTGGGTGCTCGCAAGGTCGGTTATTTGATTCCGGCCGCTATTATCGTATTGGGTGCTATTTCCATGATGACGATCGGTTTGAATAACGGTATCGATTTCACGGGTGGACGTAACTACGTGATTCGTTTTAATCAAGAGGTGAAGACTGACGATGTTCGTAATATGCTGGACGCTCAGTTAGACGGTTCTGTTAGTGTTATCCAGATCGGTACAGCGGATCAAGTACGTGTGTCTACCAACTATAAGATCAATGATAACGATCCTACGGTAGATCAAGAGATCGAGAATAAATTGTTTGAGGGCGTGAAATCCTTACTTCCGGAAGGAACTACATTAGATGAGTTCACGACTACTTTCATACAGAGTTCGCAGAAGGTGGGTCCTAGCATGGCAGACGATATCAAGAATAGCGCTATCTTAGCGGTAATTTTCGCCATGATCTGTATGGCCGCTTATATCCTGCTTCGTTTCCGTGATGTGTCATTCTCTGTTGGTGCGTTCGCCTCTGTTGCTACGACTACATTGTGTATCATTTCTTTCTATACCTTGTTATGGAAGGTTCTTCCGTTCTCAATGGAGGTAGACCAGACGTTTATCGCAGCTATCTTGACGATTATCGGTTACTCTATCAATGATACCGTGGTTGTATTCGACCGTATCCGTGAGACAATCGCTTTGTATCCGAAGCGTGATCGTTATCAAGTGATCAATGATGCGTTGAACTCTACCTTGTGTCGTACATTTAATACATCATTGACTACGTTGGTGGTTGTATTGTGTATCTTCATCTTGGGCGGTAGCACGATCCGAAGCTTTACGTTCGCTATCTTATTAGGTATCATTATCGGTACATACTCTACTTTGTTCGTCGCTACTCCGATCGCTTACGAGTTGCAGAAGAAGAAGATCAATAAGAAAGCTGCTGCTGAGAAAGCCGGAAAATAA
- a CDS encoding N-acetylmuramoyl-L-alanine amidase — protein MRTITLIIVHCSANRQGSTLRMMDIDHLHRSLGWKGCGYHFVIPTDGTIETGRPLEQVGAHCKNHNRYSIGVCYIGGLANDGKTPMDTRTEAQREALQGLLRELHQRFPKALIVGHQDLDPSKSCPCFNVVNEFSD, from the coding sequence ATGAGAACCATCACGCTGATTATCGTGCATTGCTCTGCCAATAGGCAGGGCAGCACTTTACGGATGATGGACATCGACCATCTGCATCGCTCTCTCGGCTGGAAAGGCTGCGGATATCACTTTGTCATCCCGACCGATGGTACGATCGAGACCGGTAGGCCCCTTGAACAAGTGGGCGCTCACTGTAAGAACCACAATCGGTACAGTATCGGGGTTTGCTATATCGGAGGACTCGCCAACGATGGAAAGACTCCCATGGATACCCGAACGGAAGCCCAACGAGAAGCCCTACAGGGTTTGCTTCGTGAATTGCATCAGCGATTCCCCAAAGCCCTAATCGTGGGACATCAAGACTTGGACCCGTCGAAATCCTGTCCCTGTTTTAATGTCGTGAACGAGTTTTCCGATTAG
- a CDS encoding rhomboid family intramembrane serine protease, which translates to MMNQTNSGFLNSIPPVTKNLIIINLLFWVASLALPKVGIDLVDLLGLHFPGATDFKAYQIVSYMFMHDTHSFAHVFFNMFAVYMFGRVLENVWGPKRFLIFYFVTGIGAGLVQEVVWFFNLRDVIFASQDMINLNGAQIISKSEFLNYFVTIGASGAVFGILLAFAMIFPNVPLYLMFIPIPIKAKYFVIFYGLAELFMGVASFGGDTVAHFAHLGGMLFGYFLIRYWKKKDADNGRYFY; encoded by the coding sequence ATGATGAATCAGACAAATTCGGGATTCTTGAATAGTATCCCGCCGGTAACGAAAAATCTTATCATTATAAACTTGCTATTTTGGGTAGCCAGCCTTGCACTGCCGAAAGTCGGCATCGATTTGGTGGATTTATTAGGGCTTCACTTCCCGGGTGCTACCGACTTCAAGGCTTATCAGATCGTTTCTTATATGTTCATGCACGATACCCATTCGTTTGCGCATGTGTTTTTTAATATGTTCGCCGTTTATATGTTCGGCCGGGTATTGGAGAACGTATGGGGCCCCAAACGTTTCTTGATTTTTTACTTCGTGACGGGTATAGGCGCCGGTTTGGTACAAGAAGTGGTATGGTTCTTTAATTTGCGGGATGTGATCTTCGCTAGCCAAGACATGATAAACTTGAATGGAGCCCAGATTATCAGCAAAAGCGAGTTCTTGAATTATTTCGTGACCATTGGCGCTTCGGGTGCCGTATTCGGAATCTTGTTGGCATTCGCGATGATCTTCCCGAATGTTCCTTTGTACTTGATGTTCATACCGATCCCGATTAAAGCCAAATATTTCGTAATATTTTATGGTCTTGCCGAACTATTTATGGGTGTGGCTAGTTTTGGTGGCGATACGGTAGCGCATTTCGCTCATTTGGGGGGTATGTTATTCGGTTATTTCCTAATTCGTTATTGGAAAAAGAAAGATGCAGACAATGGACGGTATTTTTACTAA